One Papaver somniferum cultivar HN1 chromosome 10, ASM357369v1, whole genome shotgun sequence genomic window carries:
- the LOC113319679 gene encoding uncharacterized protein LOC113319679 — translation MTSCLACTRIGRDCPENCLLAKHINSVEVMQTVEGHFGSLANFIRLVEAGASNREKAAQTLLHEATCRKKDPVLGVLGVARRAGAHLKTVYLASTQPATSPLAVERPVNQGSSSNIDTVAGQFPSTDDLPGSSVTAEMDELIAAAAAEVPKNAGLEAFISAAARDPTVPIEELSRFIDITEKEVWDIINEENPNQQ, via the exons ATG ACAAGTTGCTTAGCATGCACCAGAATTGGGAGAGATTGTCCTGAGAATTGTTTACTGGCCAAACATATCAATTCTGTTGAAGTAATGCAAACTGTGGAAGGACATTTTGGTAGTTTAGCTAATTTCATCAGATTAGTCGAAGCTGGGGCGTCTAATCGTGAAAAAGCAGCACAGACCTTGTTGCATGAAGCGACATGTCGAAAGAAGGATCCTGTGTTGGGTGTATTAGGTGTTGCTCGAAGGGCTGGTGCGCATCTTAAAACTGTATATCTCGCTTCCACACAACCAGCAACTTCACCTCTGGCAGTAGAGCGTCCTGTTAACCAAGGGAGTTCTAGTAATATTGATACTGTAGCAGGTCAATTTCCGTCCACCGATGACCTACCTGGATCAAGTGTGACTGCTGAAATGGATGAGctcattgctgctgctgctgctgaagtccCAAAGAATGCTGGATTAGAAGCGTTCATTAGTGCTGCTGCTAGAGACCCAACCGTACCCATTGAAGAGTTGTCAAGGTTCATTGATATTACAGAAAAGGAAGTCTGGGATATTATAAACGAGGAGAATCCCAACCAGCAGTAA